From Acidimicrobiales bacterium, a single genomic window includes:
- a CDS encoding ABC transporter family substrate-binding protein, with protein MLIFAACGGDDDDDATAENPDESTPSTEDVDSLEQGGTVTFASDQEPTGWNVNTSNDSLAALAYMEAIVLPSPFIVQPDFTVELDENLMESAEQTSDDPQTIEYVIKEEAVWNDGTPVTVEDFSYNWEMQNGSNPDVDVASTTGYDQIESVEPGDDDKTVVVTFSQPFADWQGLFSNLMPAHILKDATGWNDSLDGENIPDFSAGPFQFSNYEPGANVTLVPNESYWGPAPLLDELVVRFGIDAPNVPAALENGEIDLAYPQPQIDLVQQVEALAPEIDSQINFGLSFEHIDFNFLNPHLGKLEVRQAIAFGLDREDLVARTVQQFDERGSVLNNRLWLTGQPEYQDNAADFAFDPEQARSLLEEAGYTEGSDGIYTHPEDGKLTLRISTTGGNALRENTEEIIQSQLREVGIDIQIDNREGAEVFDLFFPESGNFEDANYDLALFAWVGTPFVVSSSKSLYECGGGQNEMSYCNEEIGPMFDDALAATDRQEAVDLMNQVDQLLWEDMATLPLYTKPTFLPYRTSVANIVDNPTNQGPLWNAYEWGIKAS; from the coding sequence GTGTTGATCTTCGCCGCCTGTGGCGGCGACGACGACGACGACGCCACGGCGGAGAACCCCGACGAGTCCACCCCGAGCACCGAGGACGTCGACAGCCTCGAGCAGGGCGGGACCGTCACCTTCGCGTCCGACCAGGAGCCCACTGGCTGGAACGTCAACACCTCGAACGACAGCCTCGCCGCCCTGGCCTACATGGAGGCCATCGTCCTGCCGTCGCCGTTCATCGTGCAGCCCGACTTCACCGTCGAGCTGGACGAGAACCTCATGGAGAGCGCCGAGCAGACGAGCGACGACCCGCAGACGATCGAGTACGTCATCAAGGAGGAGGCCGTCTGGAACGACGGCACCCCCGTGACGGTCGAGGACTTCTCCTACAACTGGGAGATGCAGAACGGGTCGAACCCGGACGTCGACGTCGCGTCGACCACCGGCTACGACCAGATCGAGTCGGTCGAGCCCGGTGACGACGACAAGACCGTCGTGGTCACCTTCTCCCAGCCGTTCGCCGACTGGCAGGGCCTGTTCAGCAACCTGATGCCGGCCCACATCCTGAAGGACGCCACGGGCTGGAACGACAGCCTCGACGGCGAGAACATCCCCGACTTCTCGGCCGGTCCCTTCCAGTTCTCGAACTACGAGCCGGGCGCCAACGTGACGCTCGTCCCGAACGAGTCCTACTGGGGCCCCGCGCCGCTCCTCGACGAGCTCGTCGTCCGCTTCGGCATCGACGCGCCGAACGTCCCGGCGGCCCTCGAGAACGGCGAGATCGACCTCGCCTACCCGCAGCCCCAGATCGACCTGGTGCAGCAGGTGGAGGCCCTCGCGCCGGAGATCGACAGCCAGATCAACTTCGGCCTGTCGTTCGAGCACATCGACTTCAACTTCCTGAACCCGCACCTCGGCAAGCTCGAGGTCCGGCAGGCGATCGCCTTCGGCCTCGACCGCGAGGACCTCGTGGCCCGCACCGTCCAGCAGTTCGACGAGCGGGGCAGCGTCCTGAACAACCGGCTCTGGCTCACCGGCCAGCCGGAGTACCAGGACAACGCGGCCGACTTCGCCTTCGATCCCGAGCAGGCCCGCTCCCTCCTCGAGGAGGCCGGCTACACCGAGGGCTCGGACGGCATCTACACCCACCCCGAGGACGGCAAGCTGACCCTGCGGATCTCCACCACCGGTGGCAACGCCCTGCGTGAGAACACCGAGGAGATCATCCAGTCGCAGCTTCGTGAGGTCGGCATCGACATCCAGATCGACAACCGCGAGGGCGCGGAGGTCTTCGACCTCTTCTTCCCGGAGAGCGGCAACTTCGAGGATGCCAACTACGACCTCGCCCTGTTCGCCTGGGTCGGCACCCCGTTCGTGGTGAGCTCGTCCAAGTCGCTGTACGAGTGCGGCGGCGGCCAGAACGAGATGAGCTACTGCAACGAGGAGATCGGGCCGATGTTCGACGACGCCCTCGCCGCGACCGACCGGCAGGAGGCCGTCGACCTCATGAACCAGGTCGACCAGCTCCTCTGGGAGGACATGGCGACCCTCCCGCTCTACACGAAGCCCACGTTCCTGCCCTACCGGACGTCGGTGGCGAACATCGTCGACAACCCGACCAACCAGGGCCCGCTGTGGAACGCCTACGAGTGGGGTATCAAGGCCTCGTAG